The nucleotide sequence TGTCGGATTTGTTACTAAAAATTGCTCAAGGGCTCCAGAATGCGATAAAGGAACTTGAACTGCAGTTTCACAGGAAAGTAACTCGTAAGTTAACGGCAGTGAAACAAATTGTTTTCCTTCTTTTGATTTTGGTAAAACGACCGATAACAATTGTTCTTGTTGGATACACTCAATATAATACGAAAGGAGAGACAAAAAATCATGTGCACTCATGTGTTTCTTCATATGAACAAATGATATGTATAATACAACAACAGGAAAAAATTTAATGTTCTCAGCGATGATCTTTTATCGTTCTTAGCATTTCTTTACCAAAATCAGTAATTCCATACAATCGGATACTTCCATTTCCACAATTTTTTTCTTCGATGATGTTTAAATAAAGAAGTGACTCTTCTTCTTTATATCGAGTATCCATTCCTCGTATGGCACCGATAACATTCGATGGCGTTGTCCGAACATGATATGCTATCTCTGAGGTGTAACTGTAACTAGGACTAATATCAAAGAGATACTCGGCAATTTTCTTTCGAACATTACTTCTCCGTAATGCACGAATTGCTAACGGACGGATTAATTCTGGTGAAACTAATTGTTTATTTTCTTTTGACATCCCATTTTCCATTCTATCGATAACAGGATGTACTACATTGTTAATAAATGATTTTCTCCTGTAGATAATCTGCTATGTTCCCAGGTATATCGTCAGGTACATATTCAAAAGCAGGTATATGCAGCCGCGTATGCACATGTATATACGTATTTTTTGGTGGAACGAATACTTTAAATGAGCTTCACCTTTGCCGAATGCAAAGTATGAATAATAACATGATTGGTAGTCAGCAAAAAAATGTTCTTCATAGCTATTTCTATATTATTATCATCCTTCCAATTATTTTTTGGGCATGTGCTTTTCCGTTTATTAAAATTGGTTTACAATATTTATCCCCAATCAATTTGACCATCATGCGGCTTTTTTTTGTTTGCATCATTTTTTTATTTATGATGATTATTAAACCAAGATGTTTTTCAAAAATAGATATAGTTGACATTCCAAGGTTTTTCCTCCTTGGTTTTTTTGGGGTGGTCGTTTATCATCTTGGATTAAACTACGGGGAAACTTTGATTTCCGCTAGTGCCGCAAGTCTGATAATTGCCACAATTCCAATTTTTGTTGTAATGTTTGCTGCACTATTTCTTAAGGAAAACATTTCATTTAAACTTCTCAGTGGTATTCTCTTTTCTTTAAGTGGTGTTATTATTATTTCATTATTTGGTACCGCAGATGCATCTCTAGAAATCAACTACGTTCTTGCTGCTGGTGCTGTTTTAGTTGCTGCAGTTGTTGGAGCAGGATATACAATCGGAGGGAAAAAACTCCTCGCCAGATATTCTGCATTGTCATTAACAGCATATGTATTTTTATTTGGCTTTCTTGGATTAATTCCCTTAGTAAGTACATCGTTAATTGATGAAATAAGTATCATGCCTCTAGCTGGATGGGGGGTAGTTCTTTTTTTAGCACTTTTTCCGACCGTAATCGGATATGTTTTATGGTACATCGCTTTAGATATGAAAACTGCATCAGAAATCAGTGTTTTTTTATATTTTACTCCTGTGGTATCAACAATGATCAGCGCATTATTTTTTAATGAACAAATAACCATGCTGTTTTTAGTGGGTGGATTTC is from Candidatus Thermoplasmatota archaeon and encodes:
- a CDS encoding archaellum operon transcriptional activator EarA family protein, with the translated sequence MSKENKQLVSPELIRPLAIRALRRSNVRKKIAEYLFDISPSYSYTSEIAYHVRTTPSNVIGAIRGMDTRYKEEESLLYLNIIEEKNCGNGSIRLYGITDFGKEMLRTIKDHR
- a CDS encoding DMT family transporter, translating into MNNNMIGSQQKNVLHSYFYIIIILPIIFWACAFPFIKIGLQYLSPINLTIMRLFFVCIIFLFMMIIKPRCFSKIDIVDIPRFFLLGFFGVVVYHLGLNYGETLISASAASLIIATIPIFVVMFAALFLKENISFKLLSGILFSLSGVIIISLFGTADASLEINYVLAAGAVLVAAVVGAGYTIGGKKLLARYSALSLTAYVFLFGFLGLIPLVSTSLIDEISIMPLAGWGVVLFLALFPTVIGYVLWYIALDMKTASEISVFLYFTPVVSTMISALFFNEQITMLFLVGGFLVLFGLYIVNTSTRKKT